In bacterium, a single genomic region encodes these proteins:
- a CDS encoding electron transfer flavoprotein subunit beta/FixA family protein — protein MNILLLLKAVADSEATIKPAADGKSVALDGISWILNPYDEYAVEEALKLRDADGAGEVAAVSFGGDDVPKVLRTALAMGVDRAVHIKGNAGFDALATAKVLAEVVKGMSYDLILCGKQAIDHDNAGVGVMVAELLDIPSISVVTKLDRADGKVICEREVEGGVEVVEAPLPCLVACQKGLNEPRYASLKGIMAAKKKPLDEVAAPAVDVQVEVLSIETRPPRKPGEIVGKGVEAVPVLIKKLKEEAKVL, from the coding sequence ATGAACATTCTCTTGCTTCTGAAGGCGGTGGCGGACAGTGAGGCCACCATCAAACCGGCGGCCGACGGCAAGTCCGTGGCGCTGGACGGCATCAGTTGGATTTTGAATCCTTACGACGAGTATGCGGTGGAAGAAGCCTTAAAGCTGCGCGACGCGGACGGGGCGGGCGAGGTGGCGGCGGTGAGTTTCGGCGGCGATGATGTGCCCAAGGTGCTGCGCACGGCCCTGGCGATGGGGGTGGATCGCGCGGTGCATATCAAGGGCAATGCGGGCTTCGACGCTCTGGCCACGGCCAAGGTGCTGGCCGAGGTGGTGAAGGGGATGAGCTACGATCTGATTCTGTGCGGCAAGCAGGCGATTGACCATGACAACGCCGGAGTGGGCGTGATGGTGGCCGAACTGCTGGACATCCCGTCGATTTCGGTGGTGACCAAGCTGGACCGCGCGGACGGCAAGGTGATCTGCGAGCGTGAAGTGGAAGGCGGAGTGGAGGTGGTGGAAGCGCCGCTGCCCTGTCTGGTAGCCTGTCAGAAGGGACTGAATGAGCCGCGCTATGCATCCCTCAAGGGAATCATGGCGGCCAAGAAGAAGCCACTGGACGAAGTGGCCGCGCCTGCCGTGGACGTGCAGGTGGAGGTGCTTTCCATCGAAACGCGTCCGCCGCGCAAGCCGGGCGAAATTGTGGGCAAGGGTGTGGAAGCGGTGCCGGTGCTGATCAAGAAGCTGAAGGAAGAAGCGAAAGTTTTATAA
- a CDS encoding GNAT family N-acetyltransferase, which yields MPLPLETERLIIRSFTPDDAEAMFKVLGDAETMRFFLIWLAKSVENARGFIGWVTGMERDFGYSFWAVVEKTSGEVIGDCGLAPLEGEGPEVELGCDLRKDKWNQGYATEAGIACLEYGFRELKLDRIVAVTNPQNFAAQRALEKLGFTEEGRGEHYGGESVEYAKYREKG from the coding sequence ATGCCGCTGCCACTGGAAACCGAGCGGCTGATCATCCGGTCCTTCACGCCGGATGACGCCGAAGCGATGTTCAAGGTGCTGGGAGATGCCGAGACGATGCGGTTCTTTCTGATCTGGCTGGCCAAGTCGGTGGAAAACGCGCGCGGGTTCATCGGCTGGGTGACGGGGATGGAAAGAGATTTCGGCTACAGCTTCTGGGCGGTGGTGGAAAAGACCAGCGGCGAGGTGATCGGCGACTGCGGGCTGGCGCCCTTAGAGGGTGAAGGCCCGGAGGTGGAATTGGGCTGTGATCTGCGAAAGGACAAATGGAACCAGGGCTATGCGACGGAAGCGGGGATAGCCTGCCTCGAGTACGGCTTCCGTGAACTGAAACTGGACCGGATTGTGGCTGTGACGAATCCGCAGAATTTTGCGGCACAGCGGGCACTGGAGAAACTGGGATTCACCGAGGAAGGCCGGGGAGAACACTACGGCGGGGAATCGGTGGAGTACGCGAAATACAGGGAAAAGGGATAA
- a CDS encoding M23 family metallopeptidase, with protein sequence MPQRRFKLIYLSHDLTKKVEVTLTHRKVRAALLGLAVCFLATNVVAGLLASFLLNSRESDSLQQENRQLKAQVNVLQTRMAGVSQQLSVLGETDKLLRMMADLPSIDDDSKKLGIGGAPMEAPVDADLPGIANARWTLDEIEREIDFQRTSFEEIHHKLTVNADLLEHTPTLRPVDGGYISSGFGVRWDPFTKRVESHAGVDIPKERGTEIMATAAGQVIYAGYYSSYGQFVVIDHGFGYQTAYGHMSKIEVREGQYVNKGQDIGQVGSTGRSTAPHCHYEVRLNGRPVDPTDYFFEDVAGLPTAAKHQ encoded by the coding sequence ATGCCGCAACGCAGGTTTAAACTGATTTACCTCTCGCATGACCTAACGAAAAAGGTCGAGGTTACTCTGACGCACCGCAAGGTACGGGCAGCTTTGCTCGGGCTTGCGGTTTGCTTTTTGGCCACCAATGTGGTGGCAGGGTTGCTGGCGAGTTTTCTTTTGAACTCGCGCGAGAGTGATTCCTTGCAACAAGAAAATCGTCAACTCAAGGCCCAGGTCAACGTTTTGCAGACCCGCATGGCGGGTGTCAGCCAGCAGTTGTCAGTCCTGGGTGAGACGGACAAGCTTTTGCGTATGATGGCGGATCTTCCGTCCATCGACGATGATTCCAAGAAGCTGGGTATCGGCGGCGCTCCGATGGAAGCTCCCGTAGACGCGGATCTGCCGGGAATCGCCAATGCCCGTTGGACCTTGGATGAAATCGAGCGGGAAATTGATTTCCAGCGCACGAGTTTTGAAGAGATTCATCATAAACTGACCGTTAATGCTGATCTGCTGGAGCACACGCCGACCCTTCGGCCTGTGGATGGCGGCTATATTTCCTCCGGTTTCGGAGTGCGCTGGGATCCCTTCACCAAGCGGGTAGAAAGCCACGCCGGTGTGGACATTCCCAAGGAGCGCGGCACCGAGATCATGGCGACGGCTGCCGGCCAGGTGATTTATGCGGGATACTACTCGAGTTACGGCCAGTTTGTAGTGATTGACCACGGTTTTGGCTACCAGACGGCTTATGGCCATATGTCCAAGATTGAAGTCCGCGAAGGACAGTATGTCAATAAGGGACAGGATATCGGCCAGGTAGGCTCGACGGGCCGCTCGACGGCACCGCACTGCCATTATGAAGTCCGGTTGAACGGCCGTCCCGTGGATCCGACCGACTATTTCTTCGAGGATGTGGCGGGTCTGCCGACCGCAGCCAAGCATCAATAG
- a CDS encoding L-threonylcarbamoyladenylate synthase — MILKTHPDNPNIRHIRLAIDALESGELIAYATDTVYGLGCDIHSKQAMERALALKGYSKYHALSFLCADLSDISKYAHVDTPAYKVMKRALPGPFTFILPASREVPRMLLTKQQTVGIRVPDHPVCRALLKEFGRPILSTSVTSRDGELMTDPEEIENEWRHDLAVVLDSGILLPEHSTVVDLTDSDNPVILREGKGDVALIGA; from the coding sequence ATGATTCTAAAAACTCATCCGGACAACCCGAACATCCGGCATATCCGGCTGGCGATTGACGCTCTGGAATCGGGAGAATTAATTGCGTATGCGACGGACACGGTCTACGGTTTGGGATGCGATATTCACAGCAAGCAGGCGATGGAGAGGGCTCTGGCACTGAAGGGCTATTCCAAGTACCATGCTCTGTCCTTTTTATGTGCGGACCTGTCGGACATTTCGAAATATGCGCATGTGGATACTCCGGCATACAAGGTAATGAAGCGCGCACTGCCGGGGCCGTTCACCTTTATTCTGCCGGCGAGCCGTGAAGTGCCGCGGATGCTGCTGACCAAGCAGCAGACCGTGGGAATTCGCGTGCCGGATCATCCGGTGTGCCGCGCGCTTCTGAAAGAGTTTGGACGGCCGATTCTGTCGACCAGTGTGACGAGCCGCGACGGCGAATTGATGACCGATCCGGAAGAGATCGAGAACGAGTGGCGGCATGATTTGGCGGTGGTACTGGACTCAGGAATTCTGCTGCCGGAACATTCGACGGTGGTGGACCTGACGGATTCGGATAATCCGGTGATTCTGCGCGAGGGCAAGGGCGACGTGGCGTTGATAGGAGCTTAG
- the cutA gene encoding divalent-cation tolerance protein CutA, whose translation MTGSDGEVIVLTTVADTDQAALLSRGLVEQRLAACVTCIGSGLSFFRWKSEAVTQESEQVLLIKTRRDKLAEIEQHFETAHPYEVPEFVVLEISALSTAYGQWMHGELMQKPKGDA comes from the coding sequence ATGACCGGTTCAGATGGAGAAGTAATTGTCCTGACTACGGTTGCCGACACCGATCAGGCGGCACTGCTCTCGCGCGGCCTCGTCGAGCAGCGGCTGGCGGCCTGTGTTACCTGCATCGGCAGCGGTCTGTCCTTCTTCCGCTGGAAGAGTGAGGCCGTCACACAGGAGTCCGAACAGGTGCTGCTGATCAAAACCCGCCGGGACAAGCTGGCTGAAATTGAACAGCACTTCGAGACCGCTCACCCCTATGAAGTCCCGGAATTCGTGGTGCTGGAGATCAGCGCCCTCTCCACCGCTTATGGCCAGTGGATGCACGGAGAGCTGATGCAAAAACCCAAGGGAGACGCATGA
- a CDS encoding DUF5683 domain-containing protein, giving the protein MTRLAMIGIGLLLAAGIVQAQPRSTADSLFHAAQAAYEDGNYDNAELTALRGLREAASLDELDKLKYHLLLGFVYVARDQRPAALQEFTHVLTVNPAYNLDPVQTSPKITDVFREARQNYLLSVASEPAVFRMPQADARMSASWRSLVLPGWGQFYKRQELKGTALAVAQVFTLAALVFEQIEVGKRHDDYRNLQVYGDPRIDQAYADYRSAYRTRNVVGYITLGVYLLNYADALYYPVWHKK; this is encoded by the coding sequence ATGACTCGACTGGCGATGATCGGCATAGGGTTGTTGTTGGCGGCGGGCATCGTGCAGGCGCAACCGCGCAGCACGGCAGACAGCCTGTTTCACGCGGCACAAGCGGCCTATGAAGACGGCAACTACGACAACGCGGAGCTGACCGCGCTGCGCGGTCTGCGGGAGGCGGCGAGCCTGGATGAACTGGATAAGCTGAAATACCATCTGCTGCTGGGCTTTGTCTATGTGGCGCGAGACCAGCGTCCGGCGGCGTTGCAGGAATTCACGCACGTGCTGACGGTGAATCCGGCCTACAATCTGGATCCGGTACAGACCTCGCCCAAGATCACGGATGTGTTCCGTGAGGCGCGGCAAAATTATCTGCTCTCGGTGGCCAGCGAGCCGGCGGTGTTCCGCATGCCGCAGGCGGACGCGCGGATGTCCGCATCGTGGCGCTCCCTGGTGCTGCCCGGCTGGGGACAGTTTTACAAGCGGCAGGAGCTGAAGGGCACGGCCCTCGCCGTGGCACAGGTGTTTACCCTGGCGGCGCTGGTTTTCGAACAGATTGAAGTGGGAAAACGGCATGACGATTACCGGAACCTGCAGGTTTACGGCGACCCGCGCATCGATCAGGCCTATGCCGATTACCGCAGCGCCTACCGCACGCGCAACGTAGTGGGCTACATCACGCTGGGAGTCTACCTGCTGAATTACGCAGATGCGCTCTACTACCCCGTCTGGCACAAGAAATAG
- a CDS encoding YceI family protein: MHRFLLAVITLVALSAAARSEDKLFRTVPSDPKNVIQFTSKATLETVIGRTSAVIGHVALRLDSVLATHDAQFDVDLNTLDTGIGMRNNDMRRDFLETAKYPAATFKLTRFISSDKPTLSPGETAHAVAEGDFTVHGVTKSYQIPLTITYGKGDAASKMRLSGNTGNILAVDGEWILKLADHNITRPQMLFMRLAEEQHVAISIALTDTP; encoded by the coding sequence TTGCACCGGTTTCTGTTGGCTGTTATCACGCTGGTCGCTCTCAGCGCGGCGGCGCGGTCGGAAGACAAGCTGTTCCGCACCGTGCCCAGTGATCCGAAGAATGTAATCCAGTTCACCTCCAAGGCTACTCTGGAAACGGTGATTGGCCGCACGTCCGCCGTCATTGGCCATGTGGCCCTGCGGCTGGACAGTGTGCTCGCCACCCATGATGCCCAGTTCGATGTGGACCTGAACACGCTCGACACCGGCATCGGCATGCGCAACAATGACATGCGGCGTGATTTTCTGGAGACCGCCAAGTACCCCGCGGCCACCTTCAAGCTCACGCGCTTCATCTCCTCGGACAAGCCCACCCTTTCCCCCGGTGAGACTGCCCATGCCGTGGCTGAAGGGGATTTCACCGTGCATGGCGTGACCAAGTCTTATCAGATTCCCCTGACCATTACCTATGGTAAGGGCGACGCCGCCTCCAAAATGCGCCTCAGCGGCAACACCGGAAATATTCTGGCGGTGGACGGCGAGTGGATTCTCAAACTGGCCGACCACAATATTACCCGTCCCCAGATGCTCTTCATGCGCCTCGCCGAAGAGCAGCACGTCGCCATCAGCATCGCCCTCACCGACACGCCCTGA
- a CDS encoding FmdB family zinc ribbon protein, translating to MPIYEYRCEQCGRQIEVYGQTTDQAQPPVSCTCGTEQNFTRLFSTFAAHGRGTDGAAMPDCCAQGHCGDHSAGCSCCH from the coding sequence ATGCCGATATACGAATATCGCTGTGAGCAGTGCGGACGCCAGATTGAGGTGTATGGCCAGACAACGGATCAGGCTCAGCCGCCGGTCTCCTGCACCTGTGGCACGGAGCAGAATTTTACCCGGTTGTTTTCCACTTTTGCCGCTCATGGACGGGGAACGGACGGCGCGGCGATGCCGGATTGCTGTGCTCAAGGCCATTGCGGCGATCACAGCGCGGGTTGTTCCTGCTGCCACTAA
- a CDS encoding HU family DNA-binding protein, which translates to MNKEELATAVAAKTGITKKTAEEVVTAMLDTISDIVRDGDKVTLAGFGTFALVERAARKGRNPKTGQMIEIAATKAPRFTPGKKLKEMAR; encoded by the coding sequence ATGAACAAAGAAGAATTAGCAACAGCAGTGGCCGCAAAGACGGGCATCACAAAGAAAACAGCCGAAGAAGTCGTGACGGCGATGCTGGATACGATATCCGACATCGTCCGTGACGGCGACAAGGTCACCTTAGCCGGCTTCGGCACCTTCGCCCTCGTCGAACGCGCCGCCCGCAAGGGCCGCAACCCCAAGACCGGCCAGATGATCGAGATCGCCGCCACCAAAGCCCCCCGCTTCACCCCCGGCAAAAAGCTCAAAGAAATGGCCCGCTAA
- a CDS encoding DoxX family protein: MKDRFTDFGLLLLRVLVGLALMYHGWLKVVHGVPGFAEGITKMGQPFDSAPLLFAWLSTVTELLGGFFLLLGLWTRYAAIALIINLSVAAFVRNAGNPIIDPSTTATMELALTYLTMVAAIFIMGPGHVSVDGSRGGKRSAPKKPKK; the protein is encoded by the coding sequence ATGAAGGACCGCTTTACGGATTTTGGACTGTTACTGCTGCGTGTGCTGGTGGGCCTGGCCCTGATGTATCACGGCTGGCTGAAAGTCGTACACGGTGTGCCGGGCTTTGCCGAAGGCATTACCAAAATGGGACAACCTTTCGACTCTGCTCCGCTGCTCTTTGCCTGGCTCTCCACCGTCACTGAACTTTTGGGCGGCTTCTTTCTGCTGCTCGGGCTCTGGACCCGCTATGCCGCCATCGCCTTGATTATTAATCTGTCCGTCGCTGCCTTTGTGCGCAACGCCGGCAATCCCATTATCGACCCTTCCACTACCGCTACCATGGAATTGGCGCTGACCTATTTGACAATGGTCGCGGCAATCTTTATTATGGGACCGGGACATGTTTCCGTAGACGGCAGCCGTGGCGGTAAACGGTCTGCCCCCAAGAAACCTAAAAAGTAG
- a CDS encoding electron transfer flavoprotein subunit alpha/FixB family protein, translating into MANILVFCEAKGGKLKPVSKEMVSAAKTLGGDVHAVVFGEAADAASLGAYGASKVMQIANPELAHYSTEGYAQAAAEIIKGENPLAVIFAATARGRDLAPRTAARVGRPLLTDCVELKLDGGEVLVRRPIYAGKVLMWCKVKGGYGVLSLRPKAFLAVESGGTAQVESRTVSLDASKIRAKVTEEKIAAGAALDVSEADVVVSGGRGLKGPEGFGMIEELAKVLGAAVGASRAVVDAGWRPHSEQVGQTGKVVSPSLYFAVGISGAVQHLAGMTTSRTIVAINKDPDAPIFKVATYGIVGDAFDVVPELTREIGKLRSEG; encoded by the coding sequence ATGGCGAACATTTTAGTTTTTTGCGAGGCGAAGGGCGGGAAGCTCAAGCCGGTGTCGAAGGAGATGGTCAGCGCGGCGAAGACGCTGGGTGGAGACGTGCATGCGGTGGTCTTCGGGGAGGCGGCGGATGCGGCGTCTTTGGGAGCATACGGGGCAAGCAAGGTGATGCAGATTGCCAATCCGGAACTGGCGCACTACTCGACTGAAGGGTACGCGCAGGCGGCGGCGGAAATCATCAAGGGGGAAAATCCGCTGGCGGTGATCTTTGCGGCGACGGCGCGGGGACGCGATTTAGCACCGCGCACGGCGGCCCGCGTGGGGCGGCCCTTGCTCACCGATTGCGTGGAACTGAAGCTGGATGGCGGCGAGGTGCTGGTGCGGCGGCCCATCTATGCGGGCAAGGTGCTGATGTGGTGCAAGGTGAAGGGCGGATACGGCGTGCTGTCGCTGCGTCCGAAAGCCTTCTTGGCCGTGGAGAGCGGCGGCACGGCACAGGTGGAATCGCGCACGGTGAGCCTTGATGCGAGCAAAATCCGCGCGAAGGTGACCGAAGAAAAGATAGCGGCGGGCGCGGCGTTGGATGTTTCCGAAGCCGATGTGGTGGTGTCGGGCGGACGCGGCCTGAAAGGTCCGGAAGGCTTTGGGATGATCGAAGAACTGGCCAAGGTGCTGGGCGCGGCGGTGGGAGCCTCACGCGCGGTGGTGGACGCCGGCTGGCGGCCTCACAGCGAGCAGGTGGGACAGACGGGCAAGGTGGTGTCGCCGTCGCTGTATTTTGCGGTGGGAATTTCCGGCGCAGTGCAGCACCTTGCAGGCATGACCACCAGCCGCACGATCGTAGCCATCAACAAGGATCCCGACGCGCCGATTTTCAAAGTGGCGACCTACGGCATCGTGGGCGACGCTTTTGACGTGGTGCCGGAACTCACCAGGGAAATCGGAAAGCTGAGAAGTGAAGGATAA
- a CDS encoding OsmC family protein, whose amino-acid sequence MMNTDPSLHVCELHWQGNTADFESFSRLNEVVFPGGQKLRTGPAHSMQDPAQTNPEEVFAAAVGTCMLMTILAVFSKSRVTVLSYDDKPEALLEFVERRFRVTRVTLRPRMVIDGPIEREKLENLIQKSHANCFITLSVKAEVIVEPTFVSNVTS is encoded by the coding sequence ATGATGAACACGGACCCATCTTTGCACGTCTGTGAGCTTCACTGGCAAGGCAATACCGCGGACTTCGAGAGCTTCTCCCGGCTGAACGAGGTGGTGTTTCCGGGCGGGCAGAAACTACGCACCGGGCCGGCGCACAGTATGCAGGATCCTGCACAGACGAACCCGGAAGAGGTGTTCGCGGCGGCGGTGGGCACGTGTATGCTGATGACAATTCTGGCGGTGTTCTCCAAGTCGAGGGTGACGGTACTGTCCTATGACGACAAGCCGGAGGCTCTGTTGGAGTTTGTCGAGCGCCGTTTCAGGGTGACGCGGGTTACCTTGAGGCCGCGGATGGTGATAGACGGGCCGATTGAACGGGAGAAGCTGGAGAACCTGATTCAGAAGTCCCACGCCAACTGTTTTATTACGCTGTCGGTAAAAGCGGAAGTAATTGTGGAACCGACATTTGTCTCAAACGTTACATCCTAA
- a CDS encoding T9SS type A sorting domain-containing protein yields MKNHRAIFLLLLCLPLTGMAQPNVLWTQWFGGPQTDNGYAVRETPDSSIAIAGETRSFGVGGSDFWLIKTAANGDTLWTRTYGGPQDETCFALEVTPDSGLILAGRSNSFGGGWSGWAVRTTATGDTLWTHKYGGAQRDEFAAVAVTPDSGFVFVGYTLSYGAGSGDFWVVRTNGSGDTLWTRTYGGDGSDQCYAVQNAAGGGFMLAGSTESFGNGHTGSPDFWLVSISATGDSLWSRTYGGSGSDVCTSLAPLGNGWALGGYTQSFGAGNSDAWIVQTGTTGDSLTSRTLGTPRQDYCYALQQTGDGGLIIGGEVSSEAMAGGANYWLVKADVHLDTLWNCVFGGTSVEHGRAVTQTMSGDYVMTGSTYSYGAGIPNVWTVKCATPTRSIIAIPDSFHFGNVLVGAHRDSVITVRVTGTYETILDSVTAPHGFTTDYPGIPISLEPQQDFLVSVRFQPDSLGVFDDTIRIYSNSPGSPTTVLVRGNGAANGTDDPKPVLLPREFALGSFPNPFNPQTTLTLDVPFAARLHVDLYDVNGRLVRTLSHSLFTAGQHRLTVDGTQLASGVYFVRMEGTAVSLTRKLVLMK; encoded by the coding sequence ATGAAGAATCACCGAGCGATTTTCCTGCTGTTGCTGTGCCTGCCGTTGACGGGGATGGCACAGCCCAATGTGCTTTGGACCCAGTGGTTCGGCGGGCCGCAGACGGATAATGGCTATGCGGTGCGCGAGACGCCGGACAGCAGCATCGCGATTGCCGGCGAGACCCGGTCTTTTGGCGTGGGCGGCAGCGATTTCTGGCTGATCAAAACCGCCGCTAATGGGGATACACTGTGGACGCGCACCTACGGCGGCCCACAGGATGAAACCTGTTTTGCGCTGGAGGTGACGCCGGACAGCGGTCTGATTCTGGCGGGACGGAGCAACTCCTTCGGCGGCGGCTGGAGCGGCTGGGCCGTGCGCACCACGGCCACGGGGGATACTCTGTGGACGCACAAGTACGGCGGCGCGCAGCGCGACGAATTTGCCGCGGTGGCAGTCACGCCGGACAGCGGTTTTGTCTTTGTGGGATATACCCTGTCCTACGGTGCGGGCAGCGGAGATTTCTGGGTGGTGCGGACCAACGGCAGCGGCGATACGCTATGGACGCGCACCTACGGCGGCGACGGCAGCGATCAGTGTTATGCGGTGCAGAATGCGGCGGGCGGGGGCTTTATGCTGGCCGGGTCCACGGAATCTTTCGGCAACGGCCACACGGGGTCACCGGATTTCTGGCTGGTGAGTATCAGCGCCACGGGAGACAGCCTGTGGAGCCGGACCTACGGCGGCAGCGGGTCGGATGTCTGCACGTCACTGGCGCCGCTGGGCAACGGCTGGGCGCTGGGCGGCTACACGCAGTCGTTCGGCGCGGGAAATTCCGATGCCTGGATAGTGCAGACGGGAACCACCGGCGACAGTCTGACCAGCCGCACGCTGGGAACGCCGCGACAGGATTACTGTTATGCGTTGCAGCAGACGGGAGACGGCGGACTGATTATCGGCGGGGAAGTCAGCAGCGAGGCCATGGCTGGCGGGGCCAATTACTGGCTGGTCAAGGCCGACGTTCATCTGGACACGCTGTGGAACTGTGTCTTCGGCGGCACCTCGGTGGAACATGGCCGCGCCGTGACCCAGACCATGAGCGGCGACTATGTGATGACGGGCAGCACCTACAGCTATGGCGCGGGCATCCCCAATGTCTGGACGGTGAAATGCGCGACGCCGACGCGGTCGATCATCGCGATTCCCGATTCCTTCCATTTCGGCAATGTGCTGGTGGGCGCGCACCGCGATTCGGTGATCACCGTGCGCGTGACCGGAACCTATGAGACTATCCTCGACAGTGTCACCGCGCCGCACGGCTTTACCACGGACTATCCGGGGATCCCGATTTCGCTGGAGCCACAGCAGGATTTTCTGGTGAGCGTGCGCTTCCAGCCGGACTCTCTGGGAGTGTTCGACGACACCATCCGGATTTACAGCAATTCGCCGGGCAGTCCGACTACGGTGCTGGTACGCGGGAACGGCGCGGCCAACGGCACGGATGATCCGAAACCGGTATTGCTGCCGCGCGAGTTTGCGCTCGGTTCATTCCCGAATCCGTTTAATCCACAGACAACGCTGACGCTGGATGTGCCTTTTGCGGCGCGGCTGCATGTGGACCTTTATGATGTGAACGGACGGCTGGTGCGCACCTTGTCCCATAGCCTGTTTACCGCGGGACAGCACCGCCTGACCGTGGACGGAACGCAGCTTGCCAGCGGCGTGTACTTTGTGCGGATGGAAGGGACGGCGGTATCGCTGACGCGCAAGCTGGTGCTGATGAAGTAA
- a CDS encoding GNAT family N-acetyltransferase, with product MPLPLLTSRLLIRRNIPEDVDAAYRIYGDGEVKRFLSNGQAETYEQVRQRILGRAEFEERFGVTIWAVVETQKGEMIGSCGLFPVEGHGPEIEIAYHFRRDMWGYGYATEAAAACLQYGLFELKIPRIIGLVDEENIASQRVCEKIGMRCEGSGWWYERELLVWACER from the coding sequence ATGCCCTTACCTTTGCTCACATCACGGCTCCTGATTCGGCGCAACATTCCGGAGGATGTGGATGCGGCGTACCGGATTTATGGAGATGGGGAAGTCAAGCGTTTTCTGTCGAATGGGCAAGCGGAGACGTACGAGCAGGTGCGGCAGCGGATTCTGGGGCGCGCGGAGTTCGAAGAGCGGTTCGGGGTGACGATCTGGGCGGTGGTGGAGACGCAGAAGGGGGAGATGATCGGAAGCTGCGGGCTGTTTCCCGTCGAAGGTCATGGGCCGGAGATTGAGATTGCCTATCACTTCCGCCGCGATATGTGGGGCTACGGTTATGCTACCGAAGCGGCGGCGGCGTGTTTGCAGTATGGACTCTTCGAACTGAAGATCCCGCGCATCATCGGGCTGGTGGATGAGGAGAACATCGCCTCGCAGCGGGTGTGCGAGAAGATCGGGATGAGATGCGAGGGAAGCGGGTGGTGGTATGAGAGGGAACTTTTAGTGTGGGCGTGCGAGAGGTAA